In candidate division KSB1 bacterium, the following proteins share a genomic window:
- a CDS encoding methionine adenosyltransferase, translated as MRDFVFSSESVTEGHPDKIADQISDAMLDAVLKDDPNGRVACETFVTTGMALVGGEITTTTYVDVPALVRGVIKSIGYTDAAYGFDYETCAVITTIDRQSPDIAMGVDRDGAGDQGMMFGYACNHTPEMMPLPIVLAHRLTKRLSEIRKNGALPYLRPDGKSQVSVRFENGQPKAVETIVVSTQHDEKITHEEIIADIKRLVIIPSIPAALLTKDVRIFVNPTGRFVVGGPQGDAGLTGRKIIVDTYGGWVPHGGGAFSGKDPTKVDRSAAYAARWVAKNIVAAGLADECELQLAYAIGVAEPVSLLVDTKGTGKLSEAELEKKIRKVFDLTPKGIISALKLRRPVYRETASYGHFGRTGDGFTWELTDKVKELA; from the coding sequence ATGAGAGACTTTGTATTTTCGAGCGAGTCGGTGACCGAAGGTCATCCGGACAAAATCGCGGATCAGATCTCCGACGCGATGCTCGATGCGGTATTGAAGGACGATCCCAACGGTCGCGTGGCCTGCGAGACGTTCGTGACCACGGGCATGGCGCTGGTCGGCGGAGAAATTACCACCACGACCTATGTGGATGTCCCGGCCCTCGTGCGCGGGGTGATCAAGAGCATCGGCTACACCGACGCGGCGTACGGGTTTGATTACGAGACCTGCGCGGTGATTACGACGATCGACCGTCAGAGTCCGGATATCGCGATGGGCGTGGACCGTGACGGTGCGGGTGATCAGGGCATGATGTTCGGCTACGCCTGCAATCACACTCCGGAAATGATGCCGCTGCCGATTGTGCTGGCGCATCGGCTGACCAAGCGGCTGTCGGAGATTCGCAAGAACGGCGCACTGCCTTATTTGCGGCCGGACGGCAAATCACAAGTCTCCGTTCGTTTCGAAAACGGCCAGCCGAAGGCAGTCGAGACCATCGTGGTTTCGACGCAGCACGATGAGAAGATCACGCACGAAGAGATCATCGCCGACATCAAGCGACTGGTCATCATTCCCAGCATACCGGCGGCGCTGCTGACGAAAGACGTGCGCATTTTCGTGAATCCGACGGGTCGCTTCGTGGTGGGCGGACCGCAGGGCGACGCCGGCTTGACGGGCCGTAAGATCATCGTGGATACCTACGGCGGGTGGGTACCGCACGGCGGCGGCGCGTTCTCCGGCAAGGATCCGACGAAGGTTGACCGCAGCGCGGCCTACGCGGCGCGCTGGGTCGCGAAGAACATCGTGGCGGCGGGGCTGGCGGATGAATGCGAGCTTCAACTCGCGTATGCCATCGGCGTGGCCGAACCGGTGTCGCTGCTGGTCGATACCAAGGGCACCGGCAAGTTGTCGGAGGCGGAACTCGAAAAGAAGATTCGCAAGGTATTTGATCTGACTCCGAAGGGGATTATCAGCGCGCTGAAGCTGCGTCGCCCGGTCTATCGCGAGACCGCGAGCTACGGGCATTTTGGCCGCACGGGCGACGGATTTACGTGGGAATTAACCGATAAAGTGAAGGAACTCGCATGA